A portion of the Paenibacillus hamazuiensis genome contains these proteins:
- a CDS encoding sulfatase, which translates to MNRPHIVLITADELRKDSLSCYGNEAIRTPNLDELAGESLMFDRAYTSSPWCLPSRCAIVTGRLPHNNGAYSNFRECRLDEGVPTLFSELKRGGYRTSVFGKCHFIPVNYGETRKDRTLPYEEHRRYYRSLGMDDLYLQDGKLVSAWHYDDYSVELEDQGLLEAYRAAAWDKATQKVYPSPLPKEWHPDSWVGRKAEEYISSYDKEDPLFAWVSFSGPHYPFDAPAEYYGHVNMDLARKREVKQGEFDDASRIHHTSYHGPGRIDGSAAAPDRACKNYTDEYWRRLTRNYYANIVQIDEWIGRILAAVKKKLGDNTLLIFTADHGEMLGHHGIWGKYNCAYEDVWNVPLLARYPGESAGVRVNEKVMLTDIMPTCLKAAQLPPVPSDGFDLKDIVAQGGHPYVFCEGEGFAAISDGEMKYVQVNKPDERFAELLDLRQDPHEFDNVIDDPAHAAHLCRLQRELTELFMRKLLA; encoded by the coding sequence ATGAACCGCCCCCATATTGTTCTCATTACGGCTGATGAATTGCGAAAGGACAGCTTGAGCTGCTACGGGAACGAAGCGATCCGCACGCCGAATCTCGATGAATTGGCAGGCGAGTCGCTGATGTTCGACAGAGCGTATACGAGCAGCCCATGGTGTCTGCCTTCCCGCTGCGCCATCGTTACCGGACGGCTGCCCCACAACAATGGAGCTTACAGCAATTTCCGCGAATGCCGGTTGGACGAGGGCGTCCCGACGTTGTTCTCGGAATTGAAGCGGGGAGGTTACCGCACGTCCGTCTTTGGAAAGTGCCACTTCATTCCCGTGAACTACGGAGAGACGAGAAAGGACCGAACATTGCCGTATGAGGAGCACCGCCGGTATTACCGGAGTCTCGGCATGGACGATTTATATTTGCAGGACGGAAAGCTTGTTTCCGCATGGCATTATGACGATTACAGCGTGGAGTTGGAAGATCAGGGACTGTTGGAGGCTTATAGGGCTGCCGCATGGGATAAAGCGACGCAAAAGGTTTATCCGTCTCCGCTGCCTAAAGAATGGCATCCCGACAGCTGGGTAGGACGGAAAGCGGAGGAATACATTTCCTCGTACGATAAAGAAGATCCGCTATTTGCATGGGTTTCGTTTAGCGGGCCGCATTATCCGTTTGACGCGCCGGCCGAGTACTATGGACATGTGAATATGGACCTCGCCCGAAAGCGGGAAGTGAAGCAAGGCGAATTTGACGATGCCTCCCGAATCCATCATACGAGCTATCACGGTCCGGGACGCATCGACGGGTCTGCCGCTGCTCCGGATCGGGCTTGCAAAAACTACACCGACGAATATTGGAGAAGGCTGACGCGGAATTATTACGCCAATATTGTGCAGATCGACGAATGGATAGGGCGCATTCTGGCCGCCGTCAAAAAAAAGCTTGGGGACAATACACTCCTTATTTTTACCGCGGATCACGGGGAAATGTTGGGTCATCACGGGATATGGGGGAAGTACAACTGCGCATATGAGGATGTTTGGAACGTACCTCTGCTGGCCCGATATCCCGGCGAGAGCGCAGGAGTCCGCGTAAACGAAAAGGTGATGCTCACCGACATTATGCCGACCTGCTTAAAAGCTGCGCAGCTTCCGCCAGTGCCTTCCGACGGGTTCGATTTGAAAGACATCGTCGCGCAAGGCGGGCATCCTTACGTGTTTTGCGAAGGGGAGGGCTTTGCGGCCATCAGCGACGGAGAGATGAAATACGTTCAGGTAAACAAGCCGGACGAGCGCTTCGCCGAGCTGCTCGATCTGCGGCAGGACCCACATGAGTTTGATAACGTCATTGACGATCCGGCTCATGCGGCTCATCTGTGCAGACTGCAGCGCGAATTGACGGAATTATTCATGCGGAAGTTATTAGCATAA
- a CDS encoding SDR family NAD(P)-dependent oxidoreductase, translating into MGEELKGRAAVITGAGRGIGRAIALAYAEAGASVCCVARTRSEIDETAAMIAARGGQALAIAADVCELSAMESVFAAATEAFGGLDIVVVNAGANLTGDPVEESDPAAWERTVQVNLIGSYYTVKSAIPHLKARGAGKIITIGSGLGYRGNVGDSAYSCSKAGLWMLTRVLAQELKPFNISVNELIPGPVVTEMSGIVNRPDEGTPKGRFAAIGEWIKEPQDVAPLALFLASQPDIGPTAQSFSLMRRDR; encoded by the coding sequence ATGGGAGAAGAACTGAAGGGGAGGGCGGCCGTGATTACGGGAGCAGGGCGCGGCATTGGCCGGGCTATCGCTTTGGCTTACGCAGAAGCGGGGGCCTCCGTCTGCTGTGTTGCCCGCACCCGGTCGGAAATCGACGAAACGGCCGCGATGATTGCGGCACGCGGCGGGCAAGCTTTGGCGATCGCCGCCGATGTCTGCGAGCTTTCCGCGATGGAAAGCGTGTTTGCCGCCGCCACTGAAGCTTTCGGCGGGCTGGACATTGTCGTTGTCAACGCGGGAGCGAATTTGACCGGAGATCCGGTGGAAGAGAGCGACCCGGCCGCTTGGGAGCGGACGGTGCAGGTCAATTTGATCGGTTCCTATTATACCGTCAAATCCGCCATCCCTCATTTAAAAGCGCGGGGCGCCGGCAAAATCATTACGATCGGCTCCGGCTTGGGATACAGAGGCAACGTAGGGGATTCGGCCTACTCATGCTCGAAAGCGGGCCTTTGGATGCTGACCCGGGTGCTCGCCCAGGAGCTGAAGCCCTTTAACATCAGCGTCAACGAGCTGATACCCGGACCTGTCGTCACCGAGATGAGCGGTATCGTCAATCGTCCTGACGAAGGAACGCCCAAGGGAAGGTTTGCCGCCATCGGAGAATGGATCAAAGAGCCGCAGGATGTGGCGCCGCTGGCGTTGTTCCTCGCTTCGCAGCCGGATATCGGACCGACGGCACAAAGCTTCAGCCTGATGAGGCGAGACCGGTAA
- a CDS encoding zinc dependent phospholipase C family protein, with translation MPGSIVHLIVQQRLKQTLVSQGDTVFSKLLGNDPASPYAAFGSIGPDFLFFSAKEYGDALSGFVNSVFKVYDAIEPIIDFFEETIGPVADAIDEAESWVDDTIFRGLFKQLGETADTITQTALMAVAATVGSNVDAFYGFYPKIQQGAQEKDWYWFDFLHYRRTGQFCSKMWELAQGDEDLQRYVIGYASHIGTDVVGHPFVNAIVGGPYRMHWHRHKLVENWIDAYARNMYPDSGTTKTSLKLDPAEDKYVANAISGSYYSRLVEFEGKKLPDKLAQLLKKAMQETYGNMEHPPFLGSEDLDSTYRLWLKWFERSTQIGSVSKPIPVPPPYSLITDLLNEYASSLPSPPGSVGGGFNIAGIFAAILAFLEYLAEVIAKTVEFILTHLNDILTLPIAVAIETLKYFLYLIQKAMYEFYEQFRFMLVLAGYLFPEPNDLNKQPYGRAFLNTRYVYLIGGKRSSYGDYPLKQESHGWLTPEHHLVYPHTMPEQPYAEPAPQVFFGKFPEVFITGNFPYDASIEMLYTCTEPYGNNQQATHFVDEHSWSGGQFGNAVEFSARLIKDRMQNLPNFNLDGDRGYAWKTWRALSPENIETNNPVHVKYVE, from the coding sequence ATGCCAGGATCCATCGTTCATTTGATCGTTCAACAGCGTTTAAAACAGACACTGGTCTCTCAAGGGGATACGGTGTTCTCAAAGTTGTTGGGTAACGACCCCGCAAGTCCCTATGCGGCTTTTGGCAGCATTGGGCCGGACTTTCTGTTTTTTTCCGCTAAAGAATACGGAGATGCGCTCAGCGGCTTTGTGAATTCGGTATTTAAAGTGTATGACGCCATTGAACCGATCATTGACTTTTTCGAGGAGACCATAGGACCCGTAGCGGATGCGATCGATGAGGCGGAAAGCTGGGTGGACGACACCATATTCCGGGGATTGTTTAAGCAGCTTGGAGAAACTGCAGACACCATTACGCAGACGGCCCTCATGGCAGTCGCTGCAACAGTCGGTTCCAATGTAGACGCATTTTACGGTTTTTATCCAAAAATTCAGCAAGGGGCGCAGGAAAAAGACTGGTATTGGTTTGACTTTTTGCATTATCGGAGGACGGGTCAATTCTGCAGTAAAATGTGGGAGCTGGCTCAAGGAGACGAGGATCTGCAGCGTTATGTCATCGGGTATGCGAGCCACATTGGCACCGATGTCGTCGGTCATCCGTTTGTGAATGCCATCGTAGGCGGCCCGTACCGTATGCATTGGCATCGGCATAAACTGGTTGAAAACTGGATAGACGCCTATGCCAGAAATATGTATCCGGACAGCGGTACAACCAAAACAAGTCTGAAGCTGGATCCGGCAGAAGATAAGTATGTCGCGAATGCGATTTCCGGCAGCTACTATTCCCGGCTGGTGGAATTTGAAGGGAAGAAACTGCCCGACAAGCTGGCCCAATTGTTAAAGAAAGCGATGCAGGAAACTTACGGAAACATGGAGCATCCCCCATTTCTTGGATCCGAAGATTTAGACAGCACATACCGCTTGTGGCTGAAATGGTTCGAACGCAGCACCCAGATCGGCAGTGTGAGTAAACCGATCCCTGTACCGCCTCCCTATTCATTGATTACCGACCTGCTTAACGAGTACGCAAGCAGCCTTCCTTCGCCTCCGGGAAGTGTTGGGGGCGGCTTCAACATTGCCGGCATTTTCGCTGCCATTCTCGCTTTTCTGGAATATTTGGCGGAAGTTATCGCGAAAACGGTGGAATTTATTCTTACACACCTGAACGATATTCTAACCTTGCCAATCGCCGTTGCCATCGAAACACTGAAATATTTCCTCTATCTCATCCAAAAAGCAATGTATGAATTTTATGAGCAGTTCCGGTTCATGCTCGTATTGGCCGGATATCTATTCCCGGAACCGAACGATTTGAATAAGCAGCCCTATGGCAGAGCGTTTCTCAACACGCGATATGTCTATCTTATCGGAGGCAAACGTTCGAGTTATGGAGATTATCCGTTAAAGCAAGAATCCCACGGCTGGCTGACTCCGGAGCATCATTTGGTTTACCCTCATACCATGCCTGAGCAGCCTTATGCGGAACCTGCACCACAAGTGTTTTTCGGTAAATTTCCGGAAGTATTTATTACAGGAAATTTCCCGTATGATGCATCCATAGAAATGCTGTATACCTGTACGGAGCCCTATGGAAATAACCAGCAAGCGACGCATTTTGTCGATGAACACTCTTGGTCCGGCGGGCAATTCGGCAATGCCGTCGAATTCTCCGCACGGCTAATTAAGGACCGCATGCAAAACCTTCCTAATTTCAATTTGGACGGAGACCGGGGTTACGCCTGGAAAACATGGAGGGCTCTAAGTCCTGAAAATATTGAAACCAATAATCCCGTTCACGTTAAGTATGTGGAATAA
- a CDS encoding alpha-L-arabinofuranosidase C-terminal domain-containing protein: MNSKATVQIDAASILPGRINPYIFGHFVEDIRDHMDAMLAFVLKDMDFEDEAVNGVSSGWYPITNGKNTQFALEPAAPRHSGHSQKIRLFSADQCMAGIGQRISVKGNVEYKVRMVARAALEIRRLRCEIAIPHTDNILCYADVELTSHNWREYSFAFTPAASAEQAEFRLSFSSEGASWKDSTASGIVWLDHVSMLPTDSVGIVKKEVVDMTRALNPGMMRIAGNYISAYHFEHAIGPDLERPNMINEAWGGWTNKYFGTDEFLAFCRATSTEPLICVNAGSGTPEEAVQWLEYCNGNEHTAFGALRIKNGYELPYGVKYWEIGNEIYGPWQVGHCSAEQYAHRYLSFAKAMKATDPNIILMACGEVNSEWIKTVLDIAGEYMDYLTLHIYHGFPTVGIDPNTPKKERYEAMVSFPEITRHIVNEASELIRSHDKHRHVKLAITEYNTMYYPNTIRKGLPMEHTLESAVANAANLNEYIRQASMIEIGSYSDLVNGWLGGCIRVGDHYADQYRGKLPGWSGKSLTVYGTPTYHVMKLYANRDIARTVASNVICGTFSVTAKNNPFGAKLDELPVLDVVTCLSESGDTLTLFAVNRGLEPVQAEISVDAFNMSPDVTMWEMSGDDYEAINSVFTPDQMICRETKLRSGEGRMSCRLNAHSVYVLEMKRQGL, translated from the coding sequence ATGAATTCAAAAGCAACCGTTCAAATTGATGCCGCATCCATCCTTCCGGGCAGGATTAACCCTTATATCTTCGGCCATTTTGTGGAGGATATCCGCGACCATATGGATGCGATGCTGGCATTCGTGCTTAAGGACATGGATTTCGAGGATGAAGCGGTGAACGGCGTCTCCTCCGGCTGGTATCCGATTACAAACGGGAAAAACACCCAATTCGCCTTGGAGCCTGCGGCTCCCCGGCATTCCGGCCACAGCCAGAAGATCCGGCTGTTCAGCGCCGACCAGTGTATGGCGGGCATCGGTCAACGCATTTCCGTAAAGGGGAATGTCGAATACAAGGTGCGGATGGTGGCTCGGGCGGCACTTGAGATCCGCCGGCTTCGCTGCGAAATCGCCATTCCGCATACGGACAATATACTCTGTTATGCCGATGTGGAGCTCACGAGCCATAATTGGCGGGAGTATTCGTTTGCATTCACACCCGCCGCTTCGGCGGAGCAGGCGGAATTTCGGCTGAGTTTTTCCTCGGAAGGGGCTTCATGGAAAGATTCCACGGCTTCCGGCATCGTTTGGCTCGATCATGTTTCCATGCTTCCGACCGATAGCGTCGGTATCGTCAAGAAGGAAGTCGTGGACATGACTCGCGCGCTGAATCCGGGCATGATGCGGATTGCAGGTAACTATATCAGCGCCTATCATTTCGAGCATGCGATCGGTCCGGATTTGGAGCGGCCGAATATGATCAACGAAGCATGGGGAGGCTGGACGAACAAATATTTCGGAACCGATGAATTTTTGGCGTTCTGCCGCGCTACGTCCACGGAGCCGCTCATTTGCGTCAATGCAGGTTCCGGTACGCCGGAGGAAGCCGTGCAATGGTTGGAATACTGCAACGGCAATGAGCATACGGCATTCGGCGCTTTACGGATCAAGAACGGCTACGAGCTTCCTTACGGTGTAAAATATTGGGAGATCGGCAATGAAATTTACGGCCCATGGCAGGTTGGCCACTGCTCGGCGGAACAATATGCGCACCGCTATCTAAGCTTTGCTAAAGCGATGAAGGCGACCGATCCCAACATTATCCTGATGGCCTGCGGAGAAGTGAACAGCGAATGGATCAAGACAGTGCTGGATATTGCCGGAGAATATATGGACTATTTGACCCTCCATATTTATCACGGCTTCCCCACGGTCGGGATTGATCCGAATACGCCGAAGAAAGAACGGTATGAGGCGATGGTCTCCTTCCCTGAAATCACGCGGCACATCGTAAACGAAGCGTCCGAACTGATCCGCAGCCATGACAAGCACCGGCATGTGAAGCTGGCCATTACGGAATACAACACCATGTATTATCCGAACACGATCCGCAAAGGTCTCCCGATGGAGCATACGCTCGAATCGGCGGTAGCCAATGCAGCCAATCTCAACGAGTATATTCGTCAGGCATCGATGATTGAAATCGGCAGCTATTCCGATCTGGTCAACGGCTGGCTGGGCGGCTGCATCCGCGTAGGCGATCATTATGCCGATCAATACCGCGGAAAGCTGCCGGGCTGGAGCGGGAAAAGCCTGACCGTATACGGCACGCCGACGTATCACGTCATGAAGCTTTACGCGAACCGCGACATTGCCCGCACGGTAGCGAGCAATGTAATTTGCGGCACGTTCAGCGTTACGGCCAAGAACAATCCATTTGGCGCAAAACTTGACGAACTGCCCGTATTGGATGTCGTAACCTGCCTGAGCGAGTCGGGAGATACTTTGACGCTGTTTGCGGTCAACCGGGGGCTTGAGCCCGTTCAGGCGGAGATATCCGTCGATGCCTTTAACATGAGTCCCGATGTGACGATGTGGGAAATGAGCGGGGACGATTACGAAGCGATCAACTCGGTGTTCACGCCGGATCAAATGATCTGCCGCGAAACAAAGCTGAGGTCCGGGGAAGGCCGTATGTCCTGCCGCCTGAACGCGCATTCCGTTTATGTATTGGAAATGAAACGCCAGGGCCTGTAA
- a CDS encoding family 43 glycosylhydrolase: protein MLKRVSLVLIALLCLASFGPVQDPSQVQASIQPTFTNPIKYHRSADPDVFRASDGNYYLIQTEGRKQIVLRRAKSMVNIMYGDQKTVYRFPSNEHDIWAPEIRQFDGVWYIYYSSLLGSNGSGTRRNYVLKNTSPDPFTGTWTYVGKVTDSTDEFALDSNVFQVNGQYYITWSGWNGSNHDQHIYIASMSNPYTINSARTLIAAPTQSWERATGVGVCEGPSALVKNGNVYISYSGSQNSAYSMGLLTASASGNLLDASSWTKTGPVFQAANGITAPGHNGWFKSTDGTEDWFIFHGNNSSGIRSLRIQKVIWNGNTPNFGVPEGPNTILAIPSGDNPTDRYQAEDATVSGAVKTTFTAESDFNGFSGTGYVKFVNNSGDSIQFTVTAAAAGTYNLLFRYTNDTSTSTTLKLTVNGVAVNNALGFISTGNGTDNWGDHYWNYTRSTQTVTLNAGTNTIKLETNGNGGPWIDSLIIAKP, encoded by the coding sequence ATGTTGAAAAGAGTATCGTTGGTACTTATCGCTTTGTTATGCCTTGCAAGTTTCGGGCCGGTTCAAGATCCGTCCCAGGTGCAAGCAAGCATTCAGCCCACATTTACGAACCCGATCAAATATCACAGATCCGCAGATCCCGATGTGTTTAGGGCAAGTGACGGCAATTATTATTTGATTCAGACCGAAGGAAGAAAGCAAATTGTCTTAAGAAGGGCCAAGTCCATGGTTAACATCATGTATGGCGATCAAAAAACCGTGTACCGTTTCCCCAGCAACGAACATGATATCTGGGCGCCTGAAATCAGGCAATTTGACGGAGTATGGTATATCTACTACTCCTCTTTGCTGGGAAGCAACGGATCGGGCACGAGAAGAAACTATGTTTTGAAGAATACTTCCCCGGACCCCTTTACGGGAACATGGACATATGTCGGAAAGGTCACGGATTCCACGGATGAGTTTGCGCTGGACAGCAATGTATTTCAGGTGAACGGGCAATATTACATTACATGGTCGGGGTGGAACGGCTCCAATCACGATCAGCATATTTATATTGCTTCCATGAGCAACCCGTATACGATCAACTCTGCCCGCACACTGATCGCTGCGCCAACCCAGTCATGGGAAAGAGCTACCGGTGTGGGGGTGTGTGAAGGTCCCAGCGCGCTCGTTAAGAACGGCAATGTTTATATCAGCTACTCGGGAAGTCAGAATTCAGCATACTCCATGGGGCTGCTTACAGCCAGCGCAAGCGGCAATTTGCTGGACGCCTCTTCATGGACAAAGACGGGACCTGTTTTCCAAGCGGCAAACGGCATAACGGCTCCCGGTCATAACGGTTGGTTCAAGTCAACCGATGGAACGGAAGATTGGTTTATATTCCATGGAAACAATTCCTCCGGTATTCGCAGCCTCCGAATACAAAAAGTCATCTGGAACGGCAATACTCCCAATTTTGGGGTTCCCGAAGGTCCAAATACGATTTTGGCCATTCCGTCCGGGGATAACCCGACTGATCGTTATCAAGCAGAGGATGCGACGGTTTCCGGGGCAGTGAAAACGACGTTTACTGCCGAAAGCGACTTTAATGGTTTTTCGGGTACCGGCTATGTGAAATTTGTTAACAATTCCGGAGACTCCATCCAGTTTACCGTCACCGCTGCAGCTGCAGGGACTTACAACCTGTTGTTCCGGTACACCAACGATACATCCACATCCACAACTTTGAAGCTTACCGTGAACGGAGTGGCGGTCAACAATGCCCTGGGTTTTATCTCGACAGGAAACGGAACGGATAACTGGGGAGACCATTATTGGAATTATACCCGCTCCACGCAGACTGTCACATTAAATGCCGGAACCAATACCATCAAGCTCGAGACAAACGGAAATGGCGGCCCCTGGATTGACAGCCTCATCATAGCAAAACCGTAA
- a CDS encoding extracellular solute-binding protein: MSFRKFGSVSIGTMLAMGVLTACSGGNEDAAVPAPSPKGGTPASDQNQPSTAVSFPLKDPITIKMFAQRSAANGPYKDMLVFKEYEKMTNIKIEWQDVPNESFAEKKNLVFASNELPDAFYKAGIDPSESVKYGSSGILIPLEGLIAKHAPNINKLMTQYPEIKSSITAPDGHIYSLPAIITLKAALTQKNWINQAWLKKLNLKAPQTTDELLTVLRVFRDNDPNGNGQKDEIPMLESDLAALIGNFSGSFGLVSQMGYNLNIENGKVRAWFTDPKYKEELMFLNQIYKEKLIDPNTLTQTYAQFLGKIASGNVGYFHNQANDPFAKFKDDFVGISPLKGPHGDQLQSASPIARDFGVFAITSKNKHPEETMKWIDYFYGDKGSIFFRYGIEGQTFAYKQDGKPEYTDQILGDPRGSGIAIGQFTAWPGGGSPQWVNEINSSAINRPAVEEAEKQIDPYLPKQIYGAPLLDEATSKKLDTLRQDIDSYVNTNSAKFITGALSFDKWDEFVATLKKMNLDQVEKIYQDALDRNNKK, encoded by the coding sequence ATGAGCTTTCGAAAATTTGGTTCCGTATCGATAGGCACTATGCTGGCAATGGGCGTATTGACCGCTTGCAGCGGCGGGAACGAGGATGCTGCGGTTCCAGCGCCTTCGCCGAAGGGAGGGACGCCGGCCTCGGACCAAAACCAGCCAAGCACCGCTGTTTCCTTCCCGCTGAAGGATCCCATTACGATCAAGATGTTTGCCCAGCGTTCGGCGGCGAACGGTCCGTACAAGGATATGCTTGTGTTCAAGGAATACGAGAAAATGACCAATATTAAAATCGAATGGCAGGATGTCCCAAACGAGTCGTTCGCGGAAAAGAAAAATCTCGTGTTTGCTTCCAACGAGCTTCCGGATGCTTTTTACAAGGCGGGTATAGATCCGTCGGAATCGGTGAAATACGGCTCGAGCGGAATTCTGATTCCGCTTGAAGGGTTGATCGCCAAGCATGCCCCGAACATCAATAAATTGATGACGCAATACCCCGAGATCAAAAGCTCGATTACCGCTCCGGACGGACATATTTACTCGCTGCCGGCCATCATTACGCTGAAAGCGGCGTTAACGCAGAAAAACTGGATCAATCAAGCCTGGCTGAAAAAATTGAATCTGAAAGCACCGCAAACGACGGACGAATTGCTCACCGTCCTGCGGGTTTTTCGCGACAATGATCCGAACGGCAACGGGCAGAAGGACGAAATCCCGATGCTGGAAAGCGATTTGGCCGCATTGATCGGAAATTTTAGCGGATCGTTCGGTTTGGTCAGTCAAATGGGATATAACCTCAATATAGAGAATGGCAAAGTTCGTGCCTGGTTCACGGACCCCAAGTACAAAGAAGAATTGATGTTCCTGAATCAGATATATAAGGAAAAGCTGATCGATCCGAACACGTTGACTCAGACCTACGCGCAATTCCTCGGCAAGATCGCTTCGGGCAATGTCGGTTATTTCCATAACCAAGCGAATGATCCGTTTGCCAAATTCAAGGACGATTTTGTGGGAATTTCTCCATTAAAGGGGCCGCACGGCGATCAGCTCCAGAGTGCAAGCCCGATAGCGCGCGACTTCGGAGTGTTTGCGATCACATCGAAAAACAAGCATCCGGAAGAGACGATGAAGTGGATCGATTATTTTTATGGGGATAAGGGCTCGATCTTTTTCAGATACGGTATCGAAGGACAAACATTTGCTTATAAGCAGGACGGCAAACCGGAATATACGGACCAAATTCTCGGTGATCCGCGCGGCTCCGGCATTGCGATCGGACAGTTCACCGCATGGCCGGGCGGGGGCTCGCCCCAGTGGGTCAACGAGATCAATTCGTCCGCGATTAATCGGCCCGCCGTAGAAGAGGCGGAGAAGCAAATCGACCCTTATTTGCCGAAGCAAATTTACGGAGCGCCCCTTCTTGATGAAGCGACCTCCAAGAAGCTGGATACGCTGCGGCAGGATATCGATTCCTATGTGAACACGAATAGCGCCAAATTTATTACCGGAGCGTTAAGTTTCGACAAGTGGGATGAATTTGTCGCAACGCTGAAGAAGATGAACCTGGATCAAGTAGAGAAAATATATCAAGACGCGCTTGACCGAAACAATAAGAAGTAA
- a CDS encoding carbohydrate ABC transporter permease, translating to MASAGKIRDERGFDIVIYAVSTLVVLIILYPLIFIVSASFSDPALVMNGSMWLWPKGFTFQAYHEILQYKDVWSGYRNTILYTLLGTCINMLLTCLAAYPLSRKDLPGRNVFMFIITFTMFFNGGLIPTYLLVKSLHMVHTVWALVIPNAIATYHLIVMRTYFQTGIPWELQEAATIDGCSNSGMLLRIILPLSKPMIAVIVLFYTVGHWNAFFNALIYLDKQEMYPLQLILRQILIMNQTGFMGDSFGMTEKLLLAESMKYALIIVASVPVLLIYPFVQRHFVQGVMIGSIKG from the coding sequence ATCGCTTCTGCTGGCAAAATTCGGGATGAGCGCGGGTTCGATATCGTCATCTACGCGGTATCGACATTGGTTGTACTGATCATTTTATATCCGTTGATCTTTATCGTAAGCGCCTCGTTCAGCGATCCTGCCCTGGTGATGAACGGTTCGATGTGGCTGTGGCCAAAGGGGTTTACGTTTCAGGCTTACCATGAGATATTGCAGTACAAAGATGTTTGGAGCGGCTATCGCAATACGATCTTGTATACGCTTCTCGGTACATGCATCAATATGCTGCTGACGTGTCTGGCCGCATATCCATTGTCGAGGAAAGATCTGCCCGGAAGAAATGTTTTCATGTTTATCATCACCTTCACTATGTTTTTTAATGGAGGGCTGATTCCAACTTATTTGCTCGTAAAAAGTTTGCACATGGTCCATACCGTATGGGCCTTGGTGATCCCGAACGCCATCGCGACGTATCATTTAATCGTCATGCGCACGTATTTTCAAACCGGCATTCCCTGGGAGCTGCAGGAGGCTGCCACCATCGACGGCTGTTCCAACTCCGGTATGCTCCTCCGCATCATTCTTCCATTATCGAAGCCGATGATCGCGGTGATAGTCCTGTTTTATACGGTCGGTCACTGGAACGCTTTCTTTAACGCACTGATCTATCTAGACAAACAAGAAATGTATCCTTTACAGCTCATCCTTCGGCAAATTCTTATCATGAACCAGACCGGCTTTATGGGCGATTCCTTCGGAATGACGGAGAAGCTGCTGCTTGCCGAGAGCATGAAGTATGCTTTGATTATCGTCGCCAGTGTCCCCGTTCTGCTGATTTACCCGTTTGTTCAACGCCATTTTGTCCAAGGCGTTATGATCGGCTCAATTAAAGGATAA
- a CDS encoding ABC transporter permease, which yields MAWYILFQYVPMYGVQIAFKDFNPARGILHSQWIGLDNFTRFFSSYYFLDLLWNTASISLLSLLVAFPVPIILAILIHEIQSDRFKKIVQNVTYIPHFISLVVIVGMLQLFLDPKTGIINIFIQSAGGKAIPFLTEGAWFKPLLIGSNIWQNMGFQSIIYVAALSGVNPQLYEAAKMDGASRMRRILHVSIPGILPTIIILMILDVGHFMNVGFEKILLMQNSLNMTSSDVISTFVYRNGIQKGDYGYSSAIGLFNSLINFTLLLLVNRYARKKAETSLW from the coding sequence ATGGCATGGTATATTCTTTTTCAATATGTTCCAATGTACGGAGTCCAAATCGCTTTTAAAGACTTTAATCCGGCCCGAGGTATTTTACACAGCCAGTGGATCGGCTTGGACAATTTCACTCGTTTCTTTTCTTCTTATTATTTTCTCGATTTATTATGGAACACGGCTTCTATCAGTTTGTTATCTTTGCTGGTTGCCTTTCCGGTTCCGATTATTTTGGCCATCCTGATCCATGAAATTCAAAGTGATCGCTTTAAAAAAATCGTGCAGAATGTGACGTATATCCCGCATTTCATCTCACTTGTGGTCATCGTCGGAATGCTCCAGCTGTTCCTGGACCCGAAAACCGGCATAATAAACATCTTCATTCAATCGGCAGGGGGAAAAGCGATCCCCTTTCTGACCGAGGGCGCCTGGTTCAAGCCTCTGTTGATCGGTTCGAATATATGGCAAAACATGGGTTTTCAATCCATCATCTACGTTGCCGCTCTAAGCGGCGTCAACCCGCAGCTGTATGAAGCGGCCAAGATGGACGGCGCCTCGCGTATGCGGCGAATTTTGCACGTATCGATCCCGGGCATCCTGCCAACCATCATCATCCTGATGATTCTGGATGTGGGGCACTTTATGAATGTCGGCTTCGAAAAAATACTGCTGATGCAGAACAGCTTGAACATGACGTCAAGCGATGTGATCTCAACCTTCGTCTACCGGAATGGCATACAAAAGGGGGATTACGGCTATAGTTCAGCCATAGGCCTGTTCAATTCGCTTATCAATTTTACGCTGCTGCTGCTGGTTAACCGGTATGCGCGAAAGAAGGCAGAGACCAGCCTATGGTAA